One Candidatus Binatia bacterium genomic region harbors:
- a CDS encoding PTS sugar transporter subunit IIA, translated as MSMFKTESQEALVGVVVVGHGRLALEMVETLSSVVGPLAGVQAVVYQMDADPEEIQKSLRTAVDKVDTGAGAIIFTDMLGDTACNASMHVAADRQHVEVLAGVNMPMLIKLTTARMEMRSAPDLAGFIRRYGQDHIFWPTGDRSLQAGAGC; from the coding sequence ATGAGCATGTTCAAAACCGAAAGTCAGGAAGCGTTGGTCGGCGTGGTGGTCGTGGGGCATGGACGCCTTGCTCTGGAAATGGTGGAGACCCTGTCGTCGGTGGTCGGCCCGTTGGCCGGGGTGCAAGCCGTGGTCTACCAGATGGATGCCGATCCCGAAGAGATCCAGAAATCTCTCCGGACTGCCGTCGATAAGGTGGATACCGGAGCTGGTGCGATTATCTTTACGGATATGTTGGGAGATACAGCCTGTAACGCCAGCATGCATGTTGCTGCGGACCGGCAACATGTCGAGGTGCTGGCCGGGGTGAATATGCCGATGTTGATCAAGTTGACGACCGCAAGGATGGAGATGCGGTCCGCTCCAGATTTGGCCGGCTTCATCCGCCGCTACGGCCAGGATCATATTTTCTGGCCGACCGGAGACCGCTCCCTTCAGGCAGGGGCCGGGTGTTGA
- a CDS encoding HPr family phosphocarrier protein, with protein MLTRSYDIVNRLGLHARAAAQLVQLASGFAAELSLRKDDQSVNGKSIMGVMMLAAGQGSVVEATAEGEDASEMLDALGILIEAKFNEDR; from the coding sequence GTGTTGACGCGTTCTTATGACATTGTGAACCGACTCGGGCTTCATGCGCGCGCGGCGGCACAACTGGTGCAGTTGGCCTCTGGTTTCGCCGCGGAATTGAGCCTTCGCAAAGACGACCAGAGCGTGAACGGCAAGAGCATCATGGGCGTCATGATGCTTGCCGCTGGGCAGGGGTCGGTGGTTGAAGCGACCGCCGAGGGCGAAGACGCCAGCGAAATGCTCGATGCTCTGGGGATCCTGATCGAAGCTAAATTCAACGAGGACCGCTGA
- the hemW gene encoding radical SAM family heme chaperone HemW codes for MISIYLHIPWCLELCPYCDFNTRAARKWPEERYAKALLAELRQRMQQSPFAGSSVGTIFMGGGTPSLFAPQTISMLLDGIRETGSVVENAEITLETNPGSIDLDRLRGFRQAGINRLSLGVQTFTPHLLRALGRQHSVDDSRTALRDARSASFTNLSLDLIHAIPGQTAAELQADLDEALSFGPDHISAYSLTYEPGTPLTRDLERGRVQRLGNEEEAEMFETIRKVLPPAGLMAYEISNFARPGFEARHNQAYWRGNPYIGLGAGAHSYRPGKAAENSFGRRWMNLREPAEYMESVEGTGLAEDESEELTRQQAMGEVCWLALREGRGLDTRNFQSRYGEPTLEAYPHIPELCEQGMLEWSDDWLRLTPQGLLAADDIFASFF; via the coding sequence GTGATTTCGATCTATCTCCACATCCCCTGGTGTCTGGAGCTCTGCCCTTATTGCGATTTCAACACCCGGGCTGCTCGAAAGTGGCCGGAAGAACGTTATGCAAAGGCGCTGCTGGCAGAGCTGCGCCAACGAATGCAACAGAGTCCGTTTGCCGGAAGCTCGGTGGGCACGATCTTCATGGGCGGCGGAACACCCTCCCTCTTTGCGCCGCAAACAATATCCATGCTGCTGGATGGTATTCGAGAAACAGGATCCGTTGTCGAGAATGCCGAGATTACTCTCGAGACGAATCCGGGCAGCATCGACCTCGACAGGCTCCGAGGCTTTCGGCAAGCCGGGATCAATCGGCTCTCTCTCGGCGTACAGACCTTCACCCCGCACCTGCTTCGGGCTCTTGGTCGACAGCATTCAGTCGACGACTCCCGGACCGCACTTCGCGACGCTCGGAGCGCCTCCTTCACGAATCTCTCTCTCGACCTCATCCATGCGATTCCGGGGCAAACCGCCGCAGAACTGCAGGCCGACCTCGACGAGGCCCTGAGCTTCGGTCCCGACCATATCTCTGCCTATTCTCTCACCTATGAGCCCGGGACCCCCCTGACGCGCGACCTCGAACGTGGTCGCGTCCAAAGACTCGGCAACGAAGAAGAAGCCGAGATGTTTGAAACAATTCGGAAGGTCCTCCCGCCAGCCGGACTCATGGCCTACGAGATCTCGAATTTCGCCCGGCCGGGTTTCGAAGCGCGCCACAATCAGGCCTATTGGCGCGGCAATCCTTATATCGGACTCGGCGCCGGGGCCCATTCCTACCGTCCCGGAAAGGCTGCGGAAAACTCCTTTGGTCGTCGATGGATGAACCTGCGCGAGCCCGCCGAATATATGGAATCGGTTGAGGGCACCGGACTGGCCGAGGACGAATCCGAGGAACTGACCCGGCAGCAGGCCATGGGCGAGGTATGCTGGCTCGCTCTCCGCGAAGGCCGCGGTCTCGATACGCGGAACTTCCAGTCCCGCTATGGCGAACCCACGCTCGAGGCCTACCCGCACATTCCTGAATTATGCGAGCAGGGTATGCTGGAGTGGTCCGATGATTGGCTGCGGCTGACACCGCAGGGGCTGCTCGCCGCAGACGATATCTTCGCCTCCTTCTTCTGA
- the lexA gene encoding transcriptional repressor LexA, with the protein MLEQASSKTMTRRQKELLDFLTNYIREYGYAPTLEEIGENFGLTSLATVHKHLSNLEGKGMIRRRPGQSRAVEIVPQQRHSESVELPLLGLAAAGKPIAAELHDEFVSVPEELVRKAESFVLQVAGESMRDDGILDGDLVVVESRALADNGQTVVAVLNGEATIKRFFREKGGRVRLQPANDQVPPILCHEGDLEIRGVIVGLMRRY; encoded by the coding sequence ATGCTTGAGCAGGCATCTTCGAAAACAATGACCCGGCGCCAGAAAGAGCTGCTGGATTTCCTCACCAATTATATTCGCGAATACGGCTACGCGCCGACTCTCGAAGAAATCGGGGAGAACTTCGGCCTGACCTCGCTGGCCACCGTCCACAAGCACCTGAGCAATCTGGAAGGCAAAGGGATGATTCGCCGGCGCCCCGGACAGAGCCGCGCCGTCGAAATCGTACCACAACAACGGCATTCCGAGAGTGTGGAATTACCCTTGCTTGGCCTCGCCGCCGCCGGGAAACCGATCGCCGCCGAACTTCATGACGAATTCGTTTCGGTCCCCGAAGAGCTCGTCCGAAAAGCCGAGAGCTTTGTTCTTCAGGTTGCCGGCGAATCCATGCGAGATGATGGCATTCTCGACGGGGATCTCGTGGTCGTGGAAAGCCGCGCCCTGGCCGACAACGGCCAAACGGTTGTTGCCGTGCTCAACGGAGAAGCCACGATCAAACGCTTCTTCCGCGAAAAAGGTGGGCGCGTCCGACTGCAGCCTGCCAACGATCAGGTCCCGCCGATTCTCTGCCATGAAGGTGATCTGGAAATCCGGGGCGTGATCGTCGGTTTGATGCGTCGTTATTGA
- the mltG gene encoding endolytic transglycosylase MltG, which translates to MTLSLQKILGALLLIALIGAISMSVALRQSLEARGPVQNPAVVVSVKTGMSLSTLGETLKSANLLREPRLFVLLARWRGIDRNIRSGNYEFQGNATTGELLEALVSGPQKLDFVVIPEGLTLQETADALASGGLGDAERFLKLGRDPTFAANLGVPAPTLEGFLFPDTYAFAAGAPPAEILRHMTERFFTIFTPGMQEEGRELGLDPLEIVTLASLIEKEAAVASERALISAVFRNRLRRGMRLQSDPTAVYDLPGNTGRVRPSHLDRESPYNTYKIKGLPPGPIANPGQAALIAAVRPADDSKVLYFVARNDRTHVFSRSYREHRRAIRQNR; encoded by the coding sequence ATGACACTCTCGCTGCAAAAGATTCTTGGCGCCCTGCTGCTGATCGCGTTGATCGGCGCGATCAGCATGAGTGTCGCCTTGCGCCAAAGCCTCGAGGCGAGAGGTCCCGTGCAAAATCCTGCGGTCGTCGTGTCGGTGAAAACCGGGATGTCGCTATCGACGCTAGGGGAAACCCTTAAGTCGGCGAATCTGCTTCGCGAACCACGCCTCTTCGTTCTGCTGGCGCGCTGGCGCGGCATCGACAGGAACATCCGCAGCGGGAACTACGAATTCCAGGGGAATGCGACGACGGGAGAACTTCTCGAAGCTCTGGTCAGTGGACCACAAAAGCTGGACTTCGTGGTGATCCCCGAAGGCTTGACCCTGCAGGAGACGGCAGACGCTTTGGCGAGTGGTGGGCTGGGCGATGCCGAGCGTTTTCTGAAACTCGGTCGGGACCCCACCTTCGCTGCCAATCTGGGCGTCCCCGCTCCGACTCTGGAGGGGTTTCTCTTCCCGGACACATACGCCTTCGCCGCCGGCGCACCGCCCGCAGAAATCCTTCGCCATATGACCGAACGATTCTTCACAATATTTACGCCCGGCATGCAGGAAGAAGGCCGCGAACTCGGCCTCGACCCTCTGGAAATCGTCACCCTGGCCTCGCTGATCGAAAAGGAGGCCGCCGTCGCCAGCGAACGTGCATTGATTTCCGCCGTCTTTCGCAACCGGTTGCGGCGGGGGATGAGACTGCAGTCAGACCCGACCGCCGTCTACGATTTGCCGGGGAACACCGGACGTGTGCGACCGAGCCATCTCGATCGCGAAAGCCCTTATAATACCTACAAAATCAAGGGACTACCGCCGGGGCCGATCGCCAATCCCGGCCAAGCCGCCCTGATCGCCGCCGTGCGACCGGCAGATGACTCGAAAGTCCTCTATTTTGTCGCCAGGAACGACCGGACACACGTCTTCAGCCGCAGCTACCGGGAACATCGGCGAGCCATTCGTCAAAACCGCTGA
- a CDS encoding peptidoglycan DD-metalloendopeptidase family protein yields MIGDPVSVARQDAHAGNAAGEGRFILPPVPLENPFAPRAGTCAPTQKQKFLRTGKPASVRPAIAGVRGGDLQPAIRARIEKTQTVRSGDTFTALMRRMGVRSAESLRWYRAAKPVFDLSRLRPGREMTIFFDPDEQSLEEIHYEVDQFELVVVERAPDGSLESRLSEAPAMVEIRGAGGSIGSSITADCMAADVPQPVVQKLSDIFAWEIDFRRLQRGDQFRVLYEVKRSLDGKITRTGNVIAAEVVTGNKTHIALRHEDDRGRAGYFDLEGRPVAMSAVRYPVEFTRISSKFSRSRKHPVFGRRRPHLGVDFAAPRGTPVRAIAGGRIVYAGRKGQLGRAVRIDHETPSRYDSIYGHLHRIAKGVKRGGWVQKGQVIGTVGSTGAATGPHLHFSLVEGKTYVDPLKALPAAAASTLKRPGPDFHERKGEIVQAMAGLAAEGPVRLTLLDDI; encoded by the coding sequence GTGATCGGGGATCCGGTCTCGGTTGCTCGCCAGGATGCCCACGCGGGCAATGCGGCGGGGGAGGGGCGTTTTATCCTTCCTCCGGTGCCTCTGGAGAATCCTTTCGCGCCGCGTGCGGGTACCTGCGCACCGACGCAAAAGCAGAAGTTCCTCCGAACCGGAAAGCCGGCTTCGGTCAGGCCGGCGATCGCCGGTGTACGTGGGGGCGACCTGCAGCCGGCCATTCGTGCGCGCATCGAGAAAACGCAGACCGTCCGAAGCGGGGATACCTTCACCGCTCTGATGCGCCGGATGGGTGTTCGCTCGGCGGAGTCGCTGCGCTGGTATCGAGCTGCCAAACCGGTTTTTGATCTGTCCCGACTTCGCCCGGGTCGGGAGATGACCATCTTCTTCGATCCCGACGAGCAGTCGCTCGAAGAGATTCATTACGAAGTCGACCAGTTCGAGCTTGTCGTAGTCGAGCGCGCTCCGGACGGTTCCCTCGAGTCGCGACTCTCCGAAGCACCGGCCATGGTGGAGATCCGTGGCGCCGGTGGTTCGATCGGCTCCAGCATCACCGCCGATTGCATGGCGGCGGATGTCCCGCAGCCGGTCGTGCAGAAACTCAGTGATATTTTCGCATGGGAAATCGATTTTCGTCGCCTGCAGCGTGGGGACCAGTTCCGGGTTCTCTACGAGGTGAAGCGAAGTCTCGATGGCAAGATCACTCGAACAGGTAATGTGATTGCCGCCGAAGTCGTCACGGGGAACAAGACCCATATCGCGCTCCGACATGAGGACGATCGGGGTCGGGCCGGCTATTTTGATCTGGAAGGGCGACCCGTGGCGATGTCTGCCGTTCGTTATCCTGTCGAATTCACGCGGATCTCATCGAAGTTCAGTCGTTCGCGCAAACATCCAGTCTTCGGGCGACGACGTCCCCACCTGGGGGTTGATTTTGCGGCGCCCCGAGGAACTCCCGTCCGCGCGATTGCCGGCGGCCGTATTGTTTACGCTGGCCGTAAGGGACAACTCGGACGGGCTGTACGAATCGATCACGAAACGCCATCCCGCTACGATTCGATTTACGGCCATCTGCACCGAATTGCCAAGGGCGTCAAGCGCGGCGGTTGGGTGCAAAAAGGTCAGGTGATCGGCACCGTGGGCAGCACAGGCGCTGCGACGGGACCCCATCTTCATTTCTCGCTGGTCGAGGGGAAGACATACGTAGATCCCCTCAAGGCACTTCCGGCGGCAGCCGCTTCTACACTCAAACGCCCTGGCCCCGACTTTCATGAGCGCAAGGGCGAGATCGTTCAGGCCATGGCGGGCCTTGCGGCCGAAGGCCCCGTGCGCCTGACTCTGCTCGACGATATTTGA
- a CDS encoding carotenoid oxygenase family protein has protein sequence MVSAYPGGVPEGFPNHPNLRSNFAPLHAELDHATLETTGRWPEEVRGSFYRIGPNPAFPPRGGFYHWFAGDGMVHAFHIDGGNVAYRNRYLQTEKRRAEAAANRALINPFDPTNDDPSFADRTSNGVANTAMTWHHGALYALEEGHAPLAFDPLSLATLEVNDFGGAHGGPFSAHPHIDPATGNLVFFGYMADGVGSDTISCGEIAPDGRLIYQRKFRAPFAAMVHDMIVTREFIVVPVFPLTFSIERALNKQSAFAWEPEKNSWLAVLPRGSRSEEVRWIEADPAFVFHYMNAWDVPGESGKRIQADVLQFEAPPLFPFADGSLPARASAEASLHHWDLDLVSGQLRSEEIAPVRGEFPRIDESFACGPYRHGWFAGAVGEHPPGFSNNAVAHSDRLRGDVKTFSLPSTDLLGEPVFVPRANPSGEGDGYVLTLAWRGEEDISELLLLDALHVEDGPIATARLPHRVPHGFHALFRPWS, from the coding sequence ATGGTCTCAGCTTATCCCGGGGGTGTTCCCGAAGGGTTCCCCAACCATCCGAATCTGCGGAGCAATTTCGCGCCACTCCATGCCGAGCTCGACCACGCCACCCTCGAAACAACTGGTCGCTGGCCAGAGGAAGTCCGAGGCAGCTTCTACCGAATCGGACCCAATCCGGCTTTCCCCCCGCGGGGCGGTTTCTACCACTGGTTTGCTGGCGACGGCATGGTGCATGCCTTCCATATTGACGGCGGGAACGTGGCTTACCGCAACCGCTACCTGCAAACGGAAAAACGGCGCGCCGAAGCGGCGGCAAACCGTGCCCTGATCAATCCCTTCGACCCGACCAACGACGACCCCAGCTTCGCGGATCGAACATCCAATGGCGTGGCCAATACGGCGATGACCTGGCATCACGGAGCACTCTACGCTCTGGAAGAGGGTCATGCGCCTCTGGCCTTTGACCCGCTCAGTCTTGCAACGCTCGAGGTCAACGATTTCGGAGGGGCCCACGGTGGTCCCTTCAGCGCACACCCTCATATCGATCCGGCGACCGGCAATCTGGTTTTCTTCGGATACATGGCCGATGGCGTCGGCAGCGATACGATTTCGTGCGGAGAGATCGCCCCGGATGGGCGGCTGATCTACCAACGAAAGTTCCGCGCACCTTTTGCCGCGATGGTTCACGACATGATCGTCACCCGTGAGTTTATCGTTGTTCCGGTATTTCCGCTGACCTTCTCGATTGAACGAGCCCTGAACAAGCAGTCTGCTTTCGCCTGGGAGCCCGAGAAAAACTCCTGGCTAGCCGTGCTGCCTCGCGGAAGTCGGAGCGAAGAAGTTCGCTGGATCGAAGCCGACCCGGCCTTCGTCTTTCATTATATGAACGCATGGGACGTGCCCGGAGAGTCCGGCAAGAGAATACAGGCAGACGTTCTGCAATTCGAGGCACCTCCGCTCTTCCCATTTGCCGACGGCTCATTGCCGGCTCGTGCATCAGCCGAAGCCAGCCTGCACCATTGGGACCTCGACCTCGTCTCGGGCCAACTCCGCAGCGAGGAAATCGCCCCTGTCCGCGGAGAGTTTCCGCGCATCGATGAAAGTTTCGCCTGTGGCCCCTACCGGCATGGCTGGTTCGCCGGAGCGGTGGGAGAACACCCCCCCGGTTTCTCCAACAACGCTGTAGCGCATAGTGATCGCCTGCGCGGTGACGTCAAAACATTCTCTTTGCCATCAACCGATCTTTTGGGAGAACCCGTCTTTGTGCCACGAGCGAACCCGTCCGGCGAAGGAGACGGCTATGTGCTGACGCTGGCCTGGCGCGGAGAAGAAGATATCTCTGAATTGTTGCTCCTCGATGCGTTGCACGTCGAGGACGGACCGATCGCAACAGCGCGCCTCCCGCACCGAGTTCCGCACGGCTTCCACGCCCTCTTTCGACCCTGGTCCTGA
- a CDS encoding DUF1015 domain-containing protein, whose translation MAVIRPFRPFRYTDTAGPLAELIAPPYDVISPEERESLAARREAGAIHVILPRGEEKYTAAADLLADWKTRGLIAREEEASMFLSCQGFSAGGRDYQRWGLLTTLQLEKFEDNIVLPHERTLTGPKEDRLRLIRACRTNLSPIFGFVDAPLGLDELASDAISIADFEDDKGVQQRIWKITDPKVLQQLEERMAAQQVFIADGHHRYETALGYRDERRAEAPGEGAQDFDFLLCHLCSTRDAGLAVLPTHRIPKTAPQLETFVDRCKTLCSITEMKDGQALWQALDAPQEGERQPRLGALLPDGRALLLEPGEGARKELAAIAPELAILDVTFLHNVLMPEIPNDQFIYTHDETETIDAVNSGKAEIAILLPPPSVEDVLSISRAALTMPQKSTYFYPKVPSGIAYNPID comes from the coding sequence GTGGCTGTCATTCGACCTTTCCGACCTTTCCGTTACACCGATACCGCAGGACCACTCGCCGAGCTGATCGCCCCACCCTACGATGTGATCAGTCCCGAGGAGCGCGAGTCGCTGGCCGCGCGGCGCGAGGCTGGAGCGATCCACGTCATTCTGCCCCGCGGTGAAGAGAAATATACCGCGGCGGCCGACCTGCTCGCGGACTGGAAGACTCGTGGTCTGATCGCGCGAGAAGAGGAGGCTTCCATGTTTCTCTCCTGCCAGGGATTCTCCGCAGGGGGCCGCGACTACCAACGCTGGGGCTTGCTCACCACGCTGCAACTCGAAAAATTCGAGGATAATATCGTCCTGCCGCACGAACGAACCCTGACGGGGCCCAAGGAAGACCGCCTGCGCCTGATTCGCGCTTGCCGCACCAACCTCAGTCCGATCTTCGGATTCGTCGATGCGCCGCTCGGGTTGGACGAATTGGCCAGCGACGCGATTTCAATTGCCGACTTCGAAGATGACAAGGGCGTGCAACAGCGCATCTGGAAGATCACGGATCCCAAGGTCCTCCAACAGCTCGAAGAACGCATGGCAGCGCAACAGGTTTTCATCGCGGACGGTCACCATCGCTACGAAACCGCTCTCGGCTATCGCGACGAACGTCGGGCCGAAGCCCCCGGGGAGGGGGCGCAGGATTTCGATTTTCTCCTTTGCCATCTCTGTTCGACGCGTGATGCGGGCCTTGCGGTGCTCCCTACCCACCGCATTCCGAAGACGGCCCCCCAACTCGAAACCTTTGTCGATCGCTGCAAGACGCTTTGCTCGATAACCGAAATGAAGGATGGTCAGGCACTCTGGCAAGCACTCGACGCGCCTCAGGAAGGGGAACGCCAGCCACGCCTTGGCGCCCTGCTGCCCGACGGCCGAGCTTTATTGCTCGAACCCGGAGAGGGGGCGCGGAAAGAGCTTGCGGCGATTGCCCCGGAGCTGGCGATTCTCGACGTTACTTTCCTGCACAACGTCCTGATGCCGGAGATCCCCAACGATCAGTTCATCTATACTCACGATGAAACCGAAACGATCGATGCGGTAAACTCAGGCAAAGCCGAGATCGCAATTCTGCTTCCCCCGCCCAGCGTCGAAGACGTTTTGAGCATCTCGCGAGCCGCATTGACCATGCCGCAGAAGTCCACCTATTTTTATCCCAAAGTTCCAAGTGGAATCGCATACAATCCTATCGACTAG
- a CDS encoding L-threonylcarbamoyladenylate synthase: MSATDEQIQQALEALRNGELIVFPTETLYGIGCDALNPEAVARLCDAKKRPAGKPLAVILGETSMADQLTSDFSPAATRLAESYWPGPLTLVLPARENLPEAIVGDQTIGLRVSSDPVAARLSRELGRPICAPSANPTGLPPAPGARGARAYFDKDVAVYLDDGPRDGEASTVVIPGPPLKILRSGTISEESLRQKLD, encoded by the coding sequence ATGAGCGCGACCGACGAACAAATCCAACAGGCCCTGGAAGCCCTTCGCAACGGCGAATTGATCGTCTTTCCGACCGAAACTCTCTACGGCATCGGCTGTGATGCGCTCAACCCGGAAGCGGTGGCGCGCTTATGTGACGCCAAAAAGCGACCGGCCGGAAAGCCCCTGGCCGTGATTCTCGGGGAAACTTCCATGGCCGACCAACTGACTTCCGATTTCTCCCCCGCAGCAACTCGACTCGCCGAGAGCTACTGGCCAGGGCCCCTCACTCTGGTGCTTCCCGCCCGGGAAAACCTGCCCGAAGCGATCGTGGGAGATCAAACCATCGGCCTCCGGGTCAGCAGCGATCCTGTCGCCGCGCGACTTTCTCGCGAGCTGGGCCGCCCCATCTGCGCCCCCAGCGCGAATCCCACCGGGCTGCCCCCCGCACCGGGAGCTCGCGGCGCTCGCGCCTATTTTGACAAGGATGTTGCCGTATACCTCGATGATGGTCCCCGTGACGGGGAGGCCTCGACGGTCGTCATTCCCGGCCCACCCCTGAAAATCCTTCGCAGTGGAACCATTTCCGAGGAATCCCTGCGCCAGAAGCTCGATTAG
- the purD gene encoding phosphoribosylamine--glycine ligase, translating into MKVLIIGGGGREHALAWKISQSPRVTQVLCRPGNGGTTGNVPGGLDAEELAAFAEKEGVDLTVVGPEAPLTEGIVDLFESRGLRIFGPGREGARLEESKAFTKEILLEAGVDTAAHGTFVDAAAAHAYIKERGAPIVVKADGLAAGKGVTVCATTDEAHQAVDEAMVDNAFGDAGARVVIEEMLLGEEASFIALVDGKNVLPLASSQDHKRIGEGDTGPNTGGMGAYSPAPIVTEEIFEKATREVCEPVVAALRARGIIFKGVLYAGLMIHEGRIRVLEFNVRFGDPECQPLMMRLRTDLIDLIDAVIDGHLDQISIEWDPRPAACVVIAAAGYPGTPTKGDTIHGLEQAAEVEDSFVFHAGTKDGPDGTVETAGGRVLGVTALGDSIGEAVARAYEACDKISWPGLQFRRDIGHRAL; encoded by the coding sequence ATGAAGGTACTCATTATCGGCGGCGGCGGCCGTGAGCATGCTCTGGCCTGGAAGATCAGCCAATCCCCGAGGGTGACTCAGGTTTTGTGTCGCCCCGGAAATGGTGGGACAACGGGCAACGTGCCCGGAGGTCTGGATGCCGAGGAGCTCGCGGCATTTGCGGAAAAAGAAGGGGTCGACCTGACCGTTGTGGGCCCTGAAGCACCTCTGACCGAAGGCATCGTGGACCTTTTCGAGTCCCGCGGGCTGCGGATCTTCGGCCCCGGACGCGAGGGAGCGCGGCTGGAGGAAAGCAAAGCCTTTACCAAGGAAATTCTGCTGGAAGCGGGCGTCGACACCGCTGCACACGGGACCTTTGTCGATGCAGCCGCAGCACACGCCTATATCAAGGAACGAGGCGCTCCGATCGTGGTCAAGGCCGATGGACTGGCTGCCGGCAAAGGCGTCACCGTCTGCGCCACCACGGATGAAGCCCATCAGGCCGTAGACGAAGCCATGGTCGATAATGCCTTTGGCGATGCCGGAGCGCGGGTGGTGATCGAGGAAATGCTCCTCGGAGAAGAAGCCTCCTTCATCGCTCTGGTCGATGGCAAGAACGTCCTCCCTCTCGCTTCCTCGCAAGATCATAAACGGATCGGTGAAGGCGACACAGGCCCCAATACGGGTGGCATGGGCGCATACTCCCCCGCACCGATAGTCACCGAAGAAATCTTCGAAAAGGCAACGCGCGAGGTCTGCGAACCCGTAGTCGCGGCACTGCGTGCCCGCGGGATTATCTTCAAAGGCGTTCTCTACGCCGGATTGATGATCCATGAGGGAAGAATCCGAGTCCTTGAGTTCAACGTTCGGTTCGGGGATCCCGAGTGCCAACCTTTGATGATGCGTCTGCGTACCGATCTGATCGACCTCATCGATGCTGTGATCGACGGGCATCTCGACCAAATTTCGATTGAATGGGACCCCCGGCCCGCAGCCTGCGTGGTCATCGCCGCGGCTGGCTACCCGGGGACCCCCACCAAAGGCGATACGATTCACGGGCTCGAACAAGCCGCAGAGGTTGAAGATTCCTTTGTTTTTCACGCAGGGACCAAGGACGGACCGGACGGCACCGTGGAAACCGCGGGCGGCCGCGTGCTCGGAGTCACGGCCCTGGGGGACTCCATCGGCGAAGCGGTCGCAAGAGCCTACGAAGCGTGCGACAAGATTTCCTGGCCGGGCCTTCAGTTCCGGCGCGATATTGGCCATCGAGCCCTTTGA